A DNA window from Chiroxiphia lanceolata isolate bChiLan1 chromosome W unlocalized genomic scaffold, bChiLan1.pri scaffold_51_arrow_ctg1, whole genome shotgun sequence contains the following coding sequences:
- the LOC116781530 gene encoding olfactory receptor 14C36-like → MSNSSSIPQFLLAVPDRRELQLLHFWLFLAISLAALLANGLILSAVACDHHLHTPMGFFLLNLSLTDLGCICTTVPKAMHNSLWGTRTISYSGCVAQVFLLVFFLAAEFSLLTIMCYDRYVAICKPLHYGTLLGSRACAHMAAAAWATAFLYSLLHTANTFSLPLCQGNALGQFFCEIPHILKLSCSHSGYHREIGLIGVSVCLGLGCFIFIVFSYVQIFRAVLRIPSQQGRHKAFSTCLPHLAVVSLFLSTDVFSYLKPPSISSPSLNLVVSVLYSVVPPALNPFIYSLRNQELKDALRKMMTGCFSGEINCLCSDV, encoded by the coding sequence atgtccaacagcagctcaATCCCCCAATTTCTCCTGGCAGTCCCAGACaggcgggagctgcagctcctgcacttctggctcttcctggccatctccctggctgccctcctggccaacggcctcatcctcagcgccgtagcctgtgaccaccacctgcacacccccatgggcttcttcctgctcaacctctccctcacagacctgggctgcatctgcaccactgtccccaaagccatgcacaattccctctGGGGCACAAGGACCATCTCTTACTCAGGATGTGTTGCACAGGTCTTTCTGCTTGTCTTCTTCCTTGCAGCagagttttccctcctcaccatcatgtgttacgaccgctacgttgccatctgcaaacccctgcactacgggaccctcctgggcagcagagcttgtgcccacatggcagcagctgcctgggccactgcaTTTCTCTattctctgctgcacacagccaatacattttccctgcccctgtgccagggcaatgccctgggccagttcttctgtgaaatcccacacatcctcaagctctcctgctcacactcaggcTACCACAGGGAAATTGGGCTCATTGGGGTTAGTGTCTGTTTAGGACttggttgtttcattttcattgttttctcctatgtgcagatcttcagggctgtgctgaggatcccctctcagcagggacggcacaaagccttttccacgtgcctccctcacctggccgTGGTCTCACTGTTTCTCAGCACTGATGTGTTTTCCTATCTGaagcccccctccatctcctccccatccctgaatCTAGTGGTGTCAGTTCTGTACTCAGTGgtgcctccagcactgaaccccTTCATCTACAGCCTCAGGAATCAGGAGCTCAAGGATGCCCTGAGAAAAATGATGACTGGATGCTTTTCTGGAGAAATAAACTGCCTGTGTTCTGATGTGTAG